The segment CGTAGAAGCTGCGGCCCAACATTTGATGGAAATATGGGAAGCCCTGGAGGATTGGGGAGTTGCGGATTTTGTGCGGTTGGATCTGAGCCTGGTGGGGAGCTTGGACTATTATACCGGTTTTTACTTTGAAGGTTATGGTGCTGATGGAGTTTATTTGGCAAGTGGGGGACGATATGACGGTTTATTGGGACAGTTTGGGCGTCCCGCACCGGCCAGAGGGTTTGCTTTAAAAACAGACCGGTTGATGGAGGCCAGTCACGGGTCTTGGGCAGACCACAAAGAGAAACTCGCTGTGGTATACCCTCAGAAGATGCGCCGCCAAGCCTTTGCCCAGGCGGATGAACTTCGAAGACAGGGAAACTCGGTAACCTTGTTCAAAGTGGAGGCGAATCAGGATCTCCCATCGAAAGTCCAGGATTTTTCCCGGATGATCCGGCTGGAGGTGTCACGAGATGGGTGAAGGAGAAGGATTGACGATTGCCATGCCCAAGGGGCGGATTTTTGGAGAGGGCATTCAGTTGTTGCGAAAAGGGGGGGTCCATCTTCCGGAGTCTTTGGAGCCGGACTCTCGGAAGCTTACGATTACGGCTGTGGAGGTGGGGCTTTCCTTTTTGATGGTTAAACCCATGGATGTATCCACCTATGTGGAGCATGGGGCGGCGGATCTGGGGATTGTGGGGAAAGATGTTCTGTTGGAAGAGGATCGGGATGTTTACGAATTACTTGATCTTTGCATCAGTCCCTGTCGGATGTCCGTTGCAGGATTACCTGATTGGTCTCCTGTTCTCCATCCCAAGGTGGCTACCAAATATCCTCGCATCGCCAGCCAGTATTTTCGGGAGAAAGGTCAACAGGTGGAAGTGATTAAGCTGAATGGATC is part of the Kroppenstedtia pulmonis genome and harbors:
- the hisG gene encoding ATP phosphoribosyltransferase; this translates as MGEGEGLTIAMPKGRIFGEGIQLLRKGGVHLPESLEPDSRKLTITAVEVGLSFLMVKPMDVSTYVEHGAADLGIVGKDVLLEEDRDVYELLDLCISPCRMSVAGLPDWSPVLHPKVATKYPRIASQYFREKGQQVEVIKLNGSVELAPLIGLADRIVDIVSTGRTLKENGLVELEPIVDVTSRLIANRASYRLKGAAIDNLSDRLASVVNQKGETQHDACGETG